The Gemmatimonadota bacterium DNA segment CGGGGTAAAGGCCCATGACGACTACACCGTATCGTTCACCACGGATCGCCCCGCGCCCTACCTGCCGCTCCTTCTGGCCAAGAGCTGGGTGTCCCCGACCCACCTGTTCGATAAGTACGGACCCGAATGGGCAACGCGTCCCGAAACCCATTTCGGAAGCGGACCCTACCGTCTGGTCGAGTGGATCAAGGGCGACCGCATCGTGCTGGGCATCAACCACAACTACCGTGGACCGATAGAACCCATGCTGGAGCGCGTCGTGGCCCGGCTGTTCAATCTCGCCGTCCCACCCCAGTTCCTCTCGGCCTACGAAGCGGGCGAGGTGGACTATGTTCCCCTGACCAACCAGGCCGAGATCAACCGGATCAAGGCGGATCCTGTCTTGAGCGACCAACTCAATGCCTACACGGACTTCGCCACGTATTACCTGATGCTGGACACCTACAATCCGCCTTTCGACGACATCCGCGTGCGCAAGGCCTTCGCCCATGCCATCGATGTCGACGCCATCATGAAGTCGGCCATGCGGGACGTGGGCATACCCGCTTCTTCCATGCTGCCGCCCGGATTTCCGGGTTCCAGCTCGGAGGAACTGGCCTCCTATCAACGGTTCGATCCCGTACTCGCCCGACAGTACCTCGCCGACGCCGGCTATCCCGGCGGCCGCGGTTTTCCGGAAGTGAATATCTGGCTGCGGGCAGAAGCCGCCAACATCCGGACGGCGGCCGAGGCGGTGCAGGCCATGCTGAATCAGCACCTGGGGCTGGACGTGGGCGTGCGCAACGTGGAGCGCAAAGTCTACGCGGATGCCATGAGCGCCCGGGAACTGACCCTGGGCATGGTACCGTACCAGTACGACTTTATCGACGCGGGAAACCTGCTGACCATCTGGCTGTCCAACGGCCGGCACGCTTGGCACAACGATCGATTCGAGCAACTCGTGCGACAGGCCAATGAACTGGTCGGGGACCCTGAACGGCGTATGGCCATGTACCGGGACGCCGAGCGGATCCTGGTCGCTGAAGCCGGGGGTATCTTCCTTTGGCACATCCGGATCAACCAGATGTGGAAGCCCTTCATCCGGGGAGATGCCCTGGAACCCAACAAGTGGGGCTACCGGGCCTGGCGGGGCGAGCTCATGTCCAATCTCCAGACCGAGCTTTACATCACGAAGGACGTGTTGAAGGATCCCACGAAGAACCAGCCGGAGCCCTTCCGGTTCTGGCAGTGGCTGACCGGCGAGGACTGATCAGCCTATGCCCAGGATCTCCCCCGCGTCCCGATGAATCATCCCTTCCATTTCCGCGTCGTCCAGCCGGGGCAGTCTCGTGCCCTCGAGCATGGCGTTCAGGCCGCGCAGGTCGCGTAGCGTATCGTCCACCGTCGTGACCGGGTAGTCGGTGCCGAAGAGCAGTTTGTTCCAGACCCCGTATTCCTGGACGAGCATGAGACTGTGATAGAGCTGGAAGGGTCGGTAGTGCAGTCCCGAGATGTCGGTGTATACGTTGGGATGCTTGCGGACGACCGCCACGGTTTCCCCTTCGTAGGGATGGCCGAGGTGGGCCATGATGATCCTGCAGTCGGGGTACTTGATGGCGACCGCGTCCAGGTGCCGGGGCAGGGTGCAGTCCAGCGGCGCCTGGTCCACGAACGTGGTGCCGGTGTGCAGCAGGACGGGCAGTCCGTTCCGGTCGGCATAACGCCACAGGTCGTCGAGTTCGGGGTCCTGGGGATAGAAACCGGCGTACATGGGCAGCAGCTTGATGCCCCGCATGCCCAGGTGCTCCCGGCCTTCAGCCATTTCCTCTCTCCAGCCGTCCTGGGTGGGGTCAAGCGACATGAAGGGAATCGTCTGTTCGG contains these protein-coding regions:
- a CDS encoding peptide ABC transporter substrate-binding protein, which produces MRPVVPLLLLGASVVLITLSVLALPVDGQKEAGGEKRHVNSFGVTLPPDAAAPEHQVLTQFAPDNRYLDRGTSTYKQAWGVGLVAEPLARVDRNFNLHPAGATSWKLSEDGLTWTYEIRKGMIFADGHPLTARDYEATFRRWANPDTGFEFEWYFRAISNWTDIVGRRLPLDSLGVKAHDDYTVSFTTDRPAPYLPLLLAKSWVSPTHLFDKYGPEWATRPETHFGSGPYRLVEWIKGDRIVLGINHNYRGPIEPMLERVVARLFNLAVPPQFLSAYEAGEVDYVPLTNQAEINRIKADPVLSDQLNAYTDFATYYLMLDTYNPPFDDIRVRKAFAHAIDVDAIMKSAMRDVGIPASSMLPPGFPGSSSEELASYQRFDPVLARQYLADAGYPGGRGFPEVNIWLRAEAANIRTAAEAVQAMLNQHLGLDVGVRNVERKVYADAMSARELTLGMVPYQYDFIDAGNLLTIWLSNGRHAWHNDRFEQLVRQANELVGDPERRMAMYRDAERILVAEAGGIFLWHIRINQMWKPFIRGDALEPNKWGYRAWRGELMSNLQTELYITKDVLKDPTKNQPEPFRFWQWLTGED
- a CDS encoding amidohydrolase family protein gives rise to the protein MIYDVHSHAWRYPDHFNDTFREQAIRMRGYELDLTPSYESYLASARNAGAPVKTVVFGGKARLSGLWTPDSYVSAYCAAYPEQTIPFMSLDPTQDGWREEMAEGREHLGMRGIKLLPMYAGFYPQDPELDDLWRYADRNGLPVLLHTGTTFVDQAPLDCTLPRHLDAVAIKYPDCRIIMAHLGHPYEGETVAVVRKHPNVYTDISGLHYRPFQLYHSLMLVQEYGVWNKLLFGTDYPVTTVDDTLRDLRGLNAMLEGTRLPRLDDAEMEGMIHRDAGEILGIG